DNA from Chitinophaga pendula:
CACCTTACAACTGCATCAACTCAGTACAGCATATGCGGATGCCGCTTTTATTGGTTTTTCATCCGTAGCAGCCACCTTGGGTGCTCCCTCACAATTGGGATATGCCTCGGCAAATGCATTCCTGGATGCCTGGATGACCTGGCGTCACGCGAATGGTATGCCGGGTTGCAGCATCGCATGGGGCCCCTGGGAGGGCGCAGGAATGGCAGAACAGGCCACTTCGCACCTGACAGGTGGTGTGGCACTGATACATAAACTACCGCCAATAGCAGCCATAGATAAACTGGAGCAAGTGCTGGACGCCGGCGCAGTAAATACGGTCGTCGCTGCCTGGAATACCGATGTGATATCTTCTGCCTGGCAGCAATTACCCCTGCTGTCAGCATTGTCGGACAATACCGCCGTCCGCAAACAAACCAATGACCGATCGGCAGCAATAGCTTTTAAAGAGCAGATACTTACCTTCCCCCCGGCAGAACAACAACAGCAAATGCAACAGCTGGTCGCACAAACCGCCAGCCGGGTATTAAGCGGCACCGGGATCAAAAAACAGCTTGATCCGGACACCCCCTTTGTAGCACTGGGAATGGACTCGATCATGAACGTAGAATTACAACAACGGCTGGAACAGGTACTTGACCTTAACTTCTCTGCCGTTGCTGTATATAACCATAACACCGTTGGAACGCTGGCAACATTCCTGCTGAATAAGATACTCAGCACAACCCCCACACAGACTGACACGAAATATCAGCACCACGGCAATGGATATAGGGAGCGCAGCGTAGCGATCGATACCATGAACGAAGCTGAAGTAACCGCCTTACTCGAAAAGGTCCTCAGTAATAAAAAATATGCATTATGAGTAACAATATCCGGCAGGTGAACACCGCATTGATCAGACATGCTTTAAAGGCGATAGACCTCCTCGAAACAGAAGTGTCCGACCTCAGGGCCGCATCCAACGAACCAGTGGCTATTATAGGTATGAATAACCGCTTCCCGGGTGGCGCAGATACACCGGAGGCTTTCTGGGAGCTGTTGCAACATCGTAGAGATGCTATCAGCGAAACCCCATTGAGCCGCTGGAACAAATCAGCCGTGTATGACCCGGATGTCAACGCACCTGGAAAAATATATAGCACCAAAGGGGGCTTCATCGACAACGTAGACCAGTTTGATGCAGGCTTCTTCAATATATCCCCTATCGAGGCCATGATGATGGACCCGCAGCAACGCATCACGCTGGAAGCCTCCTGGCACGCACTCGAAAATGCCGGCATACCACCCGATTCCCTGGCAAAGACCAGAACAGGTGTATTCGTTGGGATAGGACAAAATGATTATGCCTTCCTGACAACCCGGCAACTGGGAGATCATAACGTCAACGCCTATTACGGGCTGGGCAACGGCCATTGCTTTACCCCCGGCCGTATATCCTATCTCCTGGGTTTACATGGCCCTTCTTTCGCTGTAGATACCGCTTGCTCTTCCGCTTTATTGGCTGTACATATCGCTTGTCAAAGTCTGCGTAACCGGGAATGTGAAATTGCACTGGCAGGTGGCGTACAGCTCATGTTATCACCGGTAATGGGCATCTACCTCTCCCGTACCCGCGCATTGTCGCCTTCCGGATATTGCCGTTCCTTCAGTGCCGATGCAGATGGATTTGTCAGGGCGGAAGGGGTAGGTATGATCGTATTAAAACGCCTTCGCGACGCACAACGCGATGGCGACCGTATCCTGTCCGTTATCAAAGGTTCCGTAGTCAACCACGATGGTAACAGCAGCGGCATCACCGTACCCAACGGGCTGGCCCAGCAACAGCTATTACAGGAAGCACTGTCAGTAGCAGGTATACATCCCGATCAGCTGGCCTATATAGAAGCCCATGGTACAGGTACCGTACTGGGAGACCCCATAGAACTGGATGCCCTGGATACCATATATGCGGCAACACGCAGTACCGACACCCCGTTATGGGTAGGAGCCGTGAAATCAAACATCGGACACCTGGAAGCAGCAGCAGGTATCGCCGGCCTGATAAAAACAACCTTGTCACTGCAACATGGCCTGATCCCTGCCAACCTCCATTTTTCAGCTCCTAACCCGCAGTTTGACTGGAACAGCTCCGCTCTGCGCGTACCGGTGGAAAATGTGCCGATATCACTGGGTATTACACCGATCGCTGGCGTCAGCTCCTTCGGATTAAGTGGTACCAATGTACATATGTTACTGGAAGCACCGGCAGCCATCACCCCCGCGGAAAAGATCGCCTTCCCCTTTCATATCATTACACTCAGTGCAAAAGAATTCCCCGCCTTATTGCAAAAGATCAGTGACCTGCGGGAATTTATAAAACACAACCCCGAAGTGGCCATAGATGATATCGCATGGACCGCCAATGGAGGTCGCCAACATTTTAACCAGCGCATCGCCTGGATAGTAAAAGATAAAGAAACACTGCTGGCAGCCCTGACAGCCATCAGTAGTGAATCAGATATAAACACACATACCGAGACGCTGCAGCAACAACCGGTTAGTGAGCGTATAAACAGGTTAATAACAGAACAAATACCATTTGCCGGCTGGGCGGGTGAGATGGCCAATGTCGGCTGGGAAACTGCCTTACAGGAGCTGGCGGCTATTTATATCTCCGGTCAGCGTATCCCCTGGCAACAACTTTATCAGGACTGTAACTATAACAAGATCGTACTGCCACTGATGCCGTTCAATCGTCAGCGTTACTGGGTAGACATGCTGCCGGGTGTTGAAAAACCAACGGCTGTCATAACAGAAGTACCCATACAACCAGAACGGAAAGATCCCGAGAAAACAGCCTACGACTACAGCTGGCTGCAACAGGCGTTACCCGCCAGCAAACGCCAGCTGAATGACGGAGAGTGGCTGATATTGATCGATGAGCCGGAAGAAAAAGAACATTGGCAGGAAATATTGGGAGAACAAACCGTATGGTTTGTACAGTTTGCCGCGAAACGCGAAGCGACCGTTGATGGTTATATCCTAAACCCTGATAAAGAAGACGATTGGCAGTGGCTATCCGCAGAACTCGCCGCTGCTGAACATCCGCTGCATATTGTTTACGCAGCCACCTTATCCGGCTATGCCGCAAAACAAAAGGGTATATCTGCGCCGGCTTTAGCCGTAACCGCCACCGCCGTTTTGCTCAAACTGGCGCAACAGTTTGCCCGCACAACCTATAGCCGCCAGACATCACTGTTTATCATCACTAGGGATGCGGTCGCCGTTACCGCAACAGACACATTGGAAGGATGGCAACAGTCAGGTATCATAGGCTTCAGTAAAAGTCTTTCCCTGGAAATGCCGGCTATGATGAGTGGGGTACTGGATATACCCTCTTCGCTGGAACCCGAGACCTGGAAAGCTGTAATCAGTGCCTGGCTATCCGCTGCAGCAGAGCCTTTACAGGCTTATAGGGATAATACATGGTGGGTACCCAGGTTAACACCGTTCAAAGGTGCCGAACTACCGGAAGATATCCAGATCGATCCCGAGGGTGCTTACCTGGTAACCGGTGGCACTGGATACCTGGGTATCAAAGCCGTAAAATGGCTGTTGTCCAAAGGCGTACAGAAAATATTCGTCACAAGCCGCAGCGGCTGGAGTGGAGATAATAACCCATTCTTCGATCCGGGCACTACAGATACCAGCGCAGTAAGCTGGATCAAAGCAGATATCAGCGAAGCGGCAGCAGTTGATTTTCTCCTGGAAGAGATCAAAAAGCAATCCGATGGAAAACGGTTGGCAGGGATCGTACATGGAGCTGGTAGCGCTGGCTTCGCAGAGGCTACCCATATCAGCCGGGAAGCACTCACTGCCGTGATCGCCTCCAAAGTATATGGTACCTGGTGGCTGTACGAAAGACTGCAGGATACACCGTTGGATTTTGTGATCGGTTTCTCCTCCATTTCCGCTGCATGGGGCTCTCATGGACAAACCCATTACTCTACAGCAAACCAGTTCCTCGATGCCATACTACATTTCTGGAACAGGAAAGGGCAGCGTGCACTGAGTGTACACTGGGGCCCCTGGTCCGGTGGAGGCATGGCTGGCGTAGAAGATATCGAAATGCTGGGTAAAAGAGGTATCAACGCCTTCCCTCCCGAACAAACAATGGATATACTCGAACTGTTCCTCCGGCATGGAAATGTACAACCCGTGGTCGTAGACGCTAACTGGGCGGTATTCGCTCCATTACTTGCTATGCTGGGACATGGACACCTGTTTGAATCCCTGGTAACACAGAATACACCTGGTGGCAGACAACAAGGAACAGTACAGACAGGATTCAGCCAGCTAAGAGCAGACATACAGGCGATGCCGGTCATCCAGGGTGAACAGGTACTATTGCAATTCCTGAAAGAACAGGTAGGAGAGATACTTGCCTACCAGAACGGACAATTACCGGATTCCCGCCAGGGACTCTTCGAAATGGGCATGGACTCCATGTCAGTGATACAACTCAAAGAAAGGATAGAAACACAACTGCAGATAGCCGTACAGGTGACAGATATCTTTGAATACCGCACCATAGAACAGCTATGTAGCTATCTGCTGGAAATGATCTGTGAAACACAGCAACAACCATCCGTAGCCGCAAACGGTAGTACAAATAATACAACAGCATTCGATAACTACGGACAACCGGATGGCAGCCTGCCCGTAGATGCACTGCTGGAAAAATTATTTACTCATATCAAAACATTGGAAGAGTATGCAAACTGAGAACGCATTACAAGATGCTTTGTCACTGATGAAGCAATCTTACGATCAATTGAGGGCATATCGTGACAGAGACTATCGTCAACAGGAACCCCTGGCGATTGTCGGTATGGCTGGTCGCTTCCCCGGCGAAGGCAGGGATATCAATGCTTTCTGGCAGATGCTGCTCAACGGGGAAGACATCGTAACAGAGATACCTCCCGAACGATGGGACCTCGAAGAATACTATGATCCCAACCCGGACGTAATAGGCAAAATATACAGCCGTTGGGGCTCTTTCGTGAAAGATATCGATCAGTTTGACGCTGCATTCTTTGGTATCTCCCCACAGGAAGCATGGTCCCAGGATCCACAACAGCGCTTGTTACTGGAGTCTTGCTGGAGAGCATTCGAAAATGCCGGCTACCTGCCGGGGGCAGAACCAGATACCGGCGTATTCGTTGGCGTCTGTACCTCAGAATACCTGGTACGGATCACCCAGACACCTTTGGAAGAGCTGGATAAAAGAACCATCCCCTATTTCAGCACAGGCAATGTGTTTAATGCTTTATCCGGCCGCCTCTCCTATGTGTTCGGTTTTCAGGGCCCTTGCGTAGCCATGGATACAGCATGTTCCTCTTCCCTTGTCGCTTTACACCTGGCATGCAATGCCATCCGCCGTGGAGAATGTAAACAGGCCGTAGTGGGGGGCGTAAACCTGCAACTCATACCGGAAAGTACGATGGCCATTTCTCATGCTCGCATGCTCTCCCCCGATGGCCGTTGTAAAACCTTTGATGCAGATGCCAACGGATATGTGAGAGGAGAGGGCTGCGCAGTGATCGTCATTAAACGATTGTCAGAAGCCATAAGGGATAACGATCGTATCCATGCCGTGATCAGGGGCAGTGCGGTCAACCAGGATGGCGGTGGTAGCGGTTTCACAGTACCCAGCAGCAAAGCACAGGAGAAACTGATGCGTAAAGCCCTGGCCAGCGCAGGACTGGAACCGGGAGAGGTAGATTACCTGGAAGCGCATGGTACCGGTACCTCCCTGGGAGACCCAATAGAACTATCCGCCGTACAGGCCGTATATGGCGCTGCCGCACGTCAGCGCCCGTTATGGGTAGGCTCTGTAAAAACCAACATCGGCCACCTCGAAGCCGCCGCCGGCATCACCGGCGTAGTAAAAACCGCCATGTCTGTCAAAAACCGGATCATCCCGGCGCACCTGCACCTTAAAAATCCTAATCACCGCATCCCCTGGAGCAGATATAATATACAAGTGCCGCAGCAACAACAAAAATGGCCGGAGGTCAACAGGCCCGCAAGAGCTGCCGTAAGCGCCTTCGGATTCAGTGGTACCAACGCCCATGTCATCCTGGAATCAGCTCCGGAAACAAAACAGGATACATATACACCCGGAAAGATCACGCCGATCGATGGCTATCATTTCTTTTCCCTGTCAGCCCGCTCAGCAGATGCACTGATAGAATATGCAGACAAACACCTCGCGTTCCCTGATCAGGACCTGCCCTTAAATATCTTCTGTAAAGCAGTACAGCGCATCAACCCACTTATGCGTTACCGCAAACACTTTATTGTACAGACAATAGAAGACCTTAAACAACAACTGCAACAGTTCCTGGACCAAGGAACCGATGCACTCGACGAACCAGCTAATGGCCGCGAACAATATGCAACGGCATTTATCTTCAATGACAACGCAGACAAAGAAATACCGGCTCTCTATAAATCATTGTATGAACGATTCGCTACCTTCGCCGCATCAGTGGATGAACATGCCGGTTTTATCAGGAAGAATAAAGGAACCGATATACTTAAATTATTGGACAACATTACTGCCGGACCTGAATGGACAATACCCGCCGCACATTTCGTATTCCAGTACGCTCTGACAGTATTGCTGAAAGAATGGACAGTACTGCCCGACAGGGTACTGGGCTATGGCAGAGGGGAATACCTGGCCGCAACAGCAGCAGGCGTCATGAATGCTGAAGATGCATTAAGGCTGCTCATCGCCCGTGAAGAAGGAAAAACAACTACACCGGAGATCGCGGCAGAAATGTTTGCCAACGTACTCGATTATGTAGTATTACGTACACCGGTCATCCCTTTCATATCAGGTACAGAAGGCAAAGAGGTCAAGAAAGAATTGGCGACCAGGGAATATTGGCTTGCCCATGCTACCGGCAAGATCAGCCTGGATGCCGCCGTAGCGCTATTACATACCGTAGGCAGTGATAAAATATGCCTGGAATTCGGGGCAACAACGATCCAGCCTGCAGCTGGCAGCAAACATAGATTCCATACAGTAGAACACTACAGGTCACTACTGGAAATATTAGGGGACTTGTACGACTCAGGATTCGAACTGGACTGGAATGCTTTCTATGAACAGGTACCAGTGCAAGTGATAGATGGATTGCCTGGATATCCGTTCCAGCTTAAACGTTACTGGCCGGATGAAAATATAGGCAACAGTAAAAGAGCCGATCGCCGTAATAAAAAACAATTGCTTGAATATCTGTACAACACCGCTTCCTGGACAGAAGAAGAACGTGCAATGATCGTAAATGTAGTCAATAGGTTACCCGAATACCAGGAAAGCAGACAACCCGCACAACTCAGCATGACGGATTAAGATCGCACAATTACGTGTAGATCCTTCGTATCCCCATGACTGAGAAGATCGGAAACCATATTATTGAACAACTAAGAAAACCACGGTCATGAGCCACTTTGATCACCCTATTTCTCAAGATACAGACATCAGGCACAACCTGAAAAAAGAAACAGGTACCGGACAAAATAACCAGGCATGGCCACTCACAGCAGGACAACAATCACTGTGGCTAATGCAAAAAATGCATCCGGAAGATGTTACCTACAATACAGGATTTGCTATCCATATACCATTTTCACTCGACCCCGTGGTCATCCGCAAAGCCATGCGTAGCATGTGCAGCTGGTATCCCCTCTTCACCGCAATATTCCGCATGGGAACAACAGAGCCGGAATGCGTTACCGGGAAAACAATGCCCTCCCTCGAAATGGTAGATGCCTCCGGCTGGGAAGATGAAACGCTGCAAAGCAAGATACTGGAAAAGCAACTGCTGCCGTTCGACCTTGAGAATGGACCCGTAGCCCGCATGTACATCTTCTCAAAAAATAGTGCAGAACATATCATCTTGTTCGTCGTCCATCATATCATCTATGACTTTGAATGTAAAGCCTTGATATATGAAGCCTTCATGCGACATTGTCAGGAAGTATACCAGGGTATGTCGCTTACCGGTGAATTACCAACACCTAAACCATTCCGGGAGCATGTCATAGCCGAACGGGATCTCCTGGCAGGAGAGATGGGCAAAAAATACAGAGAGTTTTGGCAGCAGCAGGCTGGGGAATTTCCGGTAATGCGGGAACTGGCGGCCTATAGGCAACTACAAGATGGAGAAATGGACACTACGGCCGCCAGCACCTTTAAAGTAGATATCACGCTATATCAACAGCTCAAAGAGCAAACCGGTCGTCAGAATGTCACCACTTTTGCCTGGCTGCAATCCGTATTTCAACTGCTGGTACATAAATATACCGGCTTGCAGAAAATCGTAACGGGCGTACCCGTATCTAATAGAGATCACAGACTGTTCAAAGATACCCTCGGATATTTTGTCAACCTGTTGCCGGTTACCAGTACCTGGTATCCCAGGCATACATTTACAGAACATCTGCGGGACAGCACAAAAAATTTCATCCGGATATTGTCGCATAAACAATACCCCTTCTCCGATATCCTCGCGTTGGCAGATATCGACAGAGCGCCGGGAAAACATCCGCTGCTGCAGCATGTACTCAATTACCTGGTATTCCCAAAAGCTTCAGGAGGCGCCAAAGCCGATCAATACGGCAATACCTACTACGATCTGCCACAACAAAGCCCGTTCTCCATTGCCCTGGACGTAGTCGACGACGGCGAACAACTGCATATACAATGTAAATACAGAACGGCAGCCTACGATGATGCTTTTATAGAAGACCTCTGTCAACAGTATCTGTGGTATCTCCAGCAATCAATAGCCAAACCGGACGTTCCGCTCGATGAATGGCAATGGACAAGGCCAGCCTGGGAACAACAGCTGGAAGAATGGAATAGCGGTGTGATCGATCATAAGGACAATGAGGTAATACATCGGTTGTTCGCCACCGTAGCTGCCTTATATGCAGGCCAGGACGCTGTAGTAGCACCAGATACAAGTATCACCTATGGTGATCTTGATACCTACGCCAACCAGCTGGCACATTTTATACGGGTGTCATACCCTGCCTCAAAAGGCCAGGTAATGGCTTATATGCTGAAACGGTCGACAAGAGTAGTGGTGTCTATATTAGGCATCCTCAAAGCAGGGGCTGCATATATGCCTGTCGATCCCGACCTCCCGCCGGCTCGCATAAAAGCTATGTTACAAGCCACAGGATGTGAAGTGCTCGTCTGTGATGACATCGCTCAGCTGGCATTGCTTGAATTGCCTGCTTACATACGTATAATAGCATTCAATAGTGACGAAGAACACATCCGCCGCATGCAGCAAGAGGAACCGGATTGTCTGGTTACAGGAGAAGATACCGCATACGTGATGTTTACTTCCGGCTCTACAGGACACCCCAAACCTGTACAGGTACTACATGCAGGAGTAGTCAACCTGGTAAAAGATAACAAATGCCTCCCCATCGGTCCGGGTGATAATATGGCGCAGCTGTCGAATTATATTTTTGATGGCAGCACCTTCGAAATATTCGGCGCATTGCTGAATGGAGCAGGACTACATATCCTGCCGGTTTCAACGGTTTATTCTCGGGAAGCACTGCTGGCATATGTCAATGAACAGAAAGTAAATGTAGCATTACTACCCACTTCCCTGTTCAACCGTTTTGCCACAGAAGACCCTGCCTTTGTCGCCGCTTTCGACAGGTTATTTTTTGGTGGAGAAGCAGCCTCCCTGGAATACGTCAGGCAGGTAATGCCGTATTGTAAGCATGCAGGCGTATTGGTAAACGCATATGGCCCTACTGAATGTACCGTTATATCCTTGTATTACCCGGTGTATGAACTGTCGGCATATAATGCTGATATACCATTAGGTCGTCCGCTCAATAATGCAAAGGTCTATGTCCTAGATGAACAACACCGCTCTTTACCAATGGGCGTAGCCGGAGAACTGTATATAAGTGGTAAAGGTGTTTCAGGGGGCTACTTCAAACGACCCGATCTGAACGAAAGCCGGTTTATAAATGCGCCGTGGAATGACAACGAACGACTATATGCAACCGGCGACATAGTATGCTACCTGCCATATGGACAACTGCAGTTCGTAGGGCGAAGAGACCAGCAATTTAAATTCAGAGGATACAGAATAGAACCAGGAGAGATAGAAACAACAATCTCCACATTCCCGGGTGTCAGCGCAGTATGGATACACAAACATCAGCCGGCTACCGGCCCCGCAGTGTTGATCGCCTTCGTGGAAACAACCATATCCGAAATAACAGCCGTAGTATTGACGACCTTCCTGTCCGATAAGTTACCACACTACATGATCCCGGGTAAATATATACTGTTGAATACCTTCCCGCTCAACAGGCAGGGAAAAGTAGATCACCATGTTTTATTACAGCATATACAACAAGTAGGCGAACAGGAATATACTCCTCCGCAGACCTCCGAAGAAAAAACCGTAGCGGCCATCTGGGAAAGAGCCATGCACCTCGAACGGATCAGCATTCACGACAATTTCTTCGCTATAGGAGGTCATTCCTTACTGGCTGCCAGGATCATGGCAGAGATCACCGCGTACTTCGACGTGGAAGTATCCCTGGGTGCCGTATTCCGCTCACCCACCATACATACGATAAGCAATGAGATCATTCGGCGAAAGGCTTCCACAGCGGGCATTACCCCCGAGATCAAACGGGCCGATCGCGGAAAGTTCATCCGACACTAATTATCCTACCATCAAAATATTGATTACCCTTATGGAGCAAAATGTAGCAACCGGAGAGATATTCGCATTCCCCACTTCTGCTGCCCAACGCAGACTCTGGATATTATCCCGGTTTAAAGGAGCGAATGAAGCATATAATATCATCGGCGCATTAAAGCTGGAAGGTGACTTCCGTCCGGAAATATTCGAACAAAGCCTGGCATTCGTTACAGAACGACATGAAAGCCTGCGTACCACCTTCGAACCGGATGGTATGAATATACTACAGCTCGTACATCCGCATAAACAGGTATCCCTGCCGGTAATAACCATACACGATTCCCAGGAAGAAGAGAAGATTAAACAGCTGATCCGAGAAGAAGCCTCCACGCCATTCGACTTGGAGAAAGGCCCCCTCTATCGTATCCGCATTGCAAAAGGAAAACAAGCCACCTACCTGGTATGTTGCCTGCATCATATTATCGCAGATGGATGGTCCATGGAAGTGTTTATCAGGGAACTCTCCCTCACCTACAACGCCCTGCTGCATCAACAATCACCGGTCCTGCCTCCGATAGAACTGCAATACAGCGACTATGCAGTATGGCAACACGAACTGGAAACGAACGGTGGTATGGACACGTCCCTACAGTATTGGACAGAACGTCTCCATGGCGCACCACCCCTACTGGAGCTACCAGTAGATAACCCCCGCCCTGTCATGCAGACATTCGAAGGGGAAACCTTCGAATACCCATTGGATAAAGAATTGACCAACGCGGTAACTACCGCCTGCCGTCAATACGAAACCACACCGTTCGTATTGCTGCTGGCAGCATTTAAGGTATTATTATGTCAGTATACAGGAGAAGAAGATATCGTAACGGGAACACCCGTAGCCAACAGGGAACGCAAAGAACTGGCCGGCATCATAGGCTTTTTCGTGAACATGGTCCCCATCAGAAGCCGGCTCTCCAACGATACCACCTTCGAAACATTACTGAACAGGCTCAAAATAACAATGGCAGAAGACCTGGATCATCAACAGGTAC
Protein-coding regions in this window:
- a CDS encoding beta-ketoacyl synthase N-terminal-like domain-containing protein — its product is MSNNIRQVNTALIRHALKAIDLLETEVSDLRAASNEPVAIIGMNNRFPGGADTPEAFWELLQHRRDAISETPLSRWNKSAVYDPDVNAPGKIYSTKGGFIDNVDQFDAGFFNISPIEAMMMDPQQRITLEASWHALENAGIPPDSLAKTRTGVFVGIGQNDYAFLTTRQLGDHNVNAYYGLGNGHCFTPGRISYLLGLHGPSFAVDTACSSALLAVHIACQSLRNRECEIALAGGVQLMLSPVMGIYLSRTRALSPSGYCRSFSADADGFVRAEGVGMIVLKRLRDAQRDGDRILSVIKGSVVNHDGNSSGITVPNGLAQQQLLQEALSVAGIHPDQLAYIEAHGTGTVLGDPIELDALDTIYAATRSTDTPLWVGAVKSNIGHLEAAAGIAGLIKTTLSLQHGLIPANLHFSAPNPQFDWNSSALRVPVENVPISLGITPIAGVSSFGLSGTNVHMLLEAPAAITPAEKIAFPFHIITLSAKEFPALLQKISDLREFIKHNPEVAIDDIAWTANGGRQHFNQRIAWIVKDKETLLAALTAISSESDINTHTETLQQQPVSERINRLITEQIPFAGWAGEMANVGWETALQELAAIYISGQRIPWQQLYQDCNYNKIVLPLMPFNRQRYWVDMLPGVEKPTAVITEVPIQPERKDPEKTAYDYSWLQQALPASKRQLNDGEWLILIDEPEEKEHWQEILGEQTVWFVQFAAKREATVDGYILNPDKEDDWQWLSAELAAAEHPLHIVYAATLSGYAAKQKGISAPALAVTATAVLLKLAQQFARTTYSRQTSLFIITRDAVAVTATDTLEGWQQSGIIGFSKSLSLEMPAMMSGVLDIPSSLEPETWKAVISAWLSAAAEPLQAYRDNTWWVPRLTPFKGAELPEDIQIDPEGAYLVTGGTGYLGIKAVKWLLSKGVQKIFVTSRSGWSGDNNPFFDPGTTDTSAVSWIKADISEAAAVDFLLEEIKKQSDGKRLAGIVHGAGSAGFAEATHISREALTAVIASKVYGTWWLYERLQDTPLDFVIGFSSISAAWGSHGQTHYSTANQFLDAILHFWNRKGQRALSVHWGPWSGGGMAGVEDIEMLGKRGINAFPPEQTMDILELFLRHGNVQPVVVDANWAVFAPLLAMLGHGHLFESLVTQNTPGGRQQGTVQTGFSQLRADIQAMPVIQGEQVLLQFLKEQVGEILAYQNGQLPDSRQGLFEMGMDSMSVIQLKERIETQLQIAVQVTDIFEYRTIEQLCSYLLEMICETQQQPSVAANGSTNNTTAFDNYGQPDGSLPVDALLEKLFTHIKTLEEYAN
- a CDS encoding type I polyketide synthase, whose product is MQTENALQDALSLMKQSYDQLRAYRDRDYRQQEPLAIVGMAGRFPGEGRDINAFWQMLLNGEDIVTEIPPERWDLEEYYDPNPDVIGKIYSRWGSFVKDIDQFDAAFFGISPQEAWSQDPQQRLLLESCWRAFENAGYLPGAEPDTGVFVGVCTSEYLVRITQTPLEELDKRTIPYFSTGNVFNALSGRLSYVFGFQGPCVAMDTACSSSLVALHLACNAIRRGECKQAVVGGVNLQLIPESTMAISHARMLSPDGRCKTFDADANGYVRGEGCAVIVIKRLSEAIRDNDRIHAVIRGSAVNQDGGGSGFTVPSSKAQEKLMRKALASAGLEPGEVDYLEAHGTGTSLGDPIELSAVQAVYGAAARQRPLWVGSVKTNIGHLEAAAGITGVVKTAMSVKNRIIPAHLHLKNPNHRIPWSRYNIQVPQQQQKWPEVNRPARAAVSAFGFSGTNAHVILESAPETKQDTYTPGKITPIDGYHFFSLSARSADALIEYADKHLAFPDQDLPLNIFCKAVQRINPLMRYRKHFIVQTIEDLKQQLQQFLDQGTDALDEPANGREQYATAFIFNDNADKEIPALYKSLYERFATFAASVDEHAGFIRKNKGTDILKLLDNITAGPEWTIPAAHFVFQYALTVLLKEWTVLPDRVLGYGRGEYLAATAAGVMNAEDALRLLIAREEGKTTTPEIAAEMFANVLDYVVLRTPVIPFISGTEGKEVKKELATREYWLAHATGKISLDAAVALLHTVGSDKICLEFGATTIQPAAGSKHRFHTVEHYRSLLEILGDLYDSGFELDWNAFYEQVPVQVIDGLPGYPFQLKRYWPDENIGNSKRADRRNKKQLLEYLYNTASWTEEERAMIVNVVNRLPEYQESRQPAQLSMTD
- a CDS encoding non-ribosomal peptide synthetase, producing MSHFDHPISQDTDIRHNLKKETGTGQNNQAWPLTAGQQSLWLMQKMHPEDVTYNTGFAIHIPFSLDPVVIRKAMRSMCSWYPLFTAIFRMGTTEPECVTGKTMPSLEMVDASGWEDETLQSKILEKQLLPFDLENGPVARMYIFSKNSAEHIILFVVHHIIYDFECKALIYEAFMRHCQEVYQGMSLTGELPTPKPFREHVIAERDLLAGEMGKKYREFWQQQAGEFPVMRELAAYRQLQDGEMDTTAASTFKVDITLYQQLKEQTGRQNVTTFAWLQSVFQLLVHKYTGLQKIVTGVPVSNRDHRLFKDTLGYFVNLLPVTSTWYPRHTFTEHLRDSTKNFIRILSHKQYPFSDILALADIDRAPGKHPLLQHVLNYLVFPKASGGAKADQYGNTYYDLPQQSPFSIALDVVDDGEQLHIQCKYRTAAYDDAFIEDLCQQYLWYLQQSIAKPDVPLDEWQWTRPAWEQQLEEWNSGVIDHKDNEVIHRLFATVAALYAGQDAVVAPDTSITYGDLDTYANQLAHFIRVSYPASKGQVMAYMLKRSTRVVVSILGILKAGAAYMPVDPDLPPARIKAMLQATGCEVLVCDDIAQLALLELPAYIRIIAFNSDEEHIRRMQQEEPDCLVTGEDTAYVMFTSGSTGHPKPVQVLHAGVVNLVKDNKCLPIGPGDNMAQLSNYIFDGSTFEIFGALLNGAGLHILPVSTVYSREALLAYVNEQKVNVALLPTSLFNRFATEDPAFVAAFDRLFFGGEAASLEYVRQVMPYCKHAGVLVNAYGPTECTVISLYYPVYELSAYNADIPLGRPLNNAKVYVLDEQHRSLPMGVAGELYISGKGVSGGYFKRPDLNESRFINAPWNDNERLYATGDIVCYLPYGQLQFVGRRDQQFKFRGYRIEPGEIETTISTFPGVSAVWIHKHQPATGPAVLIAFVETTISEITAVVLTTFLSDKLPHYMIPGKYILLNTFPLNRQGKVDHHVLLQHIQQVGEQEYTPPQTSEEKTVAAIWERAMHLERISIHDNFFAIGGHSLLAARIMAEITAYFDVEVSLGAVFRSPTIHTISNEIIRRKASTAGITPEIKRADRGKFIRH